The Hymenobacter baengnokdamensis genome includes a region encoding these proteins:
- a CDS encoding M61 family metallopeptidase, which translates to MQKFVYQSASYDELADSPIEIGNQKVLNFTANNTPHQMAMYGPFTLPNEAQFLADMKKITEEAQRVVGQNPLDHYLFIVHHLEAGGGGLEHLYSTTLGARPGTYGSDAGYKNFLRLVAHEYFHLWNVKRIRPVALGPFDYDHENYTHMLWVSEGQTEYMANQIAQRAGFYTAQQYYDQLATVLGGVENQPGNKLQPVAMSSFDAWIRAYRPDENSRNSEISYYDKGEMVGMMLDLMIVKASNGQKHLDDVFRLLYDKYYKGLKRGFTDQEYQDAVAEVAGKRFDDFFQNYVYGARTLDYATALGYVGLSFTSAPATTNGSLGAAIANRNGHYIVTSVKRDGTAWNGGLNVNDEILQLNGAAPTDEAVKQALFASAPGTALKVQARHGAITHDLSLTLQPDPDRSYQIQPAANATPDQQRLLAKWLGK; encoded by the coding sequence ATGCAGAAGTTCGTGTATCAGTCGGCCAGCTACGACGAGCTGGCCGACTCGCCCATCGAAATCGGCAACCAGAAGGTGTTGAATTTCACGGCTAATAACACGCCGCACCAAATGGCCATGTACGGGCCGTTTACGCTGCCCAATGAGGCGCAGTTTCTGGCCGATATGAAGAAGATTACCGAGGAGGCACAGCGGGTGGTGGGTCAGAATCCCCTCGACCACTACCTCTTCATTGTGCACCACCTCGAAGCCGGCGGCGGGGGCCTCGAGCACCTGTACTCGACCACGCTGGGCGCGCGGCCCGGCACCTACGGCAGCGATGCGGGCTACAAGAACTTCCTGCGTCTGGTGGCCCACGAGTATTTCCACCTCTGGAACGTGAAGCGCATCCGGCCCGTGGCGCTGGGGCCGTTCGACTACGACCACGAGAACTATACCCATATGCTGTGGGTAAGCGAAGGCCAGACCGAATATATGGCCAACCAGATAGCCCAGCGGGCCGGCTTCTATACCGCTCAGCAGTACTACGACCAGCTTGCTACCGTGCTGGGGGGCGTCGAAAACCAGCCCGGCAACAAGCTGCAGCCGGTGGCCATGTCGAGCTTCGATGCTTGGATTCGGGCCTACCGGCCCGATGAAAACTCGCGCAACTCCGAAATCAGCTACTACGACAAGGGGGAGATGGTAGGCATGATGCTCGATTTGATGATTGTCAAAGCCAGCAACGGCCAGAAGCACCTCGACGACGTGTTTCGCCTGCTTTACGACAAGTACTACAAGGGCCTGAAGCGCGGCTTCACCGACCAGGAGTACCAGGATGCCGTGGCCGAGGTGGCTGGCAAGCGCTTCGACGACTTCTTCCAGAACTACGTGTACGGCGCCCGTACCCTCGACTATGCTACCGCCCTCGGCTACGTGGGCCTGAGCTTTACGAGCGCGCCCGCCACTACCAACGGCAGCCTCGGAGCCGCTATTGCCAATCGCAACGGCCACTACATCGTAACTTCCGTGAAGCGCGATGGCACCGCCTGGAACGGCGGCCTCAACGTGAATGATGAGATTTTGCAGCTGAATGGCGCGGCTCCTACCGACGAAGCTGTGAAGCAGGCGCTCTTTGCCTCGGCTCCCGGCACGGCCCTCAAGGTGCAAGCCAGGCACGGAGCTATTACCCACGACCTGAGCCTGACCCTGCAGCCCGACCCCGACCGCAGCTACCAGATTCAGCCGGCCGCCAATGCTACGCCCGACCAGCAGCGCCTGCTGGCTAAGTGGCTGGGTAAGTAG
- a CDS encoding DUF2147 domain-containing protein — MRNSLFLLLALWLGAACAPARAQTLSPLGIWTNSEKKATFEIYKCGDKLCGKIVTLTIPNDPATGKPKLDVSNPDPKLRSRPKLGLVFMEGFVYDDGNKWDNGKIYDPESGKTYSCYMKMESANQMEVKGYIGFSLIGRSQTWTRVK; from the coding sequence ATGCGCAACTCACTCTTCCTCCTGCTGGCACTGTGGCTGGGCGCGGCCTGCGCGCCGGCCCGCGCCCAGACCCTCTCGCCCCTGGGTATCTGGACCAACTCCGAGAAGAAAGCCACTTTTGAGATATATAAGTGCGGCGATAAACTCTGCGGCAAAATCGTGACCCTCACTATTCCCAACGACCCGGCTACCGGCAAGCCCAAACTCGATGTGTCAAACCCTGACCCTAAGCTGCGTAGCCGCCCCAAGCTGGGACTGGTATTTATGGAAGGCTTTGTGTACGACGATGGCAACAAGTGGGACAATGGCAAAATTTACGACCCCGAAAGCGGTAAAACCTATTCCTGTTACATGAAGATGGAGTCGGCCAACCAGATGGAGGTGAAAGGCTACATTGGCTTCTCGCTCATTGGCCGGTCGCAGACCTGGACCAGGGTCAAGTAG
- a CDS encoding KUP/HAK/KT family potassium transporter, whose translation MSSKHSHTAISGAGLLIALGIIYGDIGTSPLYVMSSILKSGRVPDLIDPLLVLGGISCVIWTLTLQTTVKYVLLTLNADNNGEGGIFSLYALVRRRGAWLSAVAIIGGSALLADGVITPPISVASAVEGLRAIYPTIPTVPIVVGIIAGLFLLQSLGTQIVGKAFGPIMFLWFTMLGVLGTVWIAHNPTILRAINPYYAYQLLVHYPSGFWLLGSVFLCTTGAEALYSDLGHCGKGNIRISWTFVKITLLLNYLGQGAWLLAHQGQQLNGQNPFYALMPSWFLLFGIGLATVAAVIASQALITGSFTLVAEAIRLNMWPKVRLNYPTDVKGQLFVPSMNRLLLIGCIGVVLFFRESSNMEAAYGLAITLTMLMTTVLLTVWLRKIKRVAFPLVALFVGVYGIIEGSFMVANLLKFPHGGWVSLAIGSALMAVMYVWLKAFYIKRRLTDFVKMEPYIEPLKQLSNDESISKYATHLVFLTSAERASEIEQKIIYSIFQKRPKRADIYWFIHVDTTDEPYTMEYKVTELAPDDVFRINFRLGFRVQQRINLFFRKVVEDLVRNKEVDITSRYASLSKQHVTGDFRFVVLEKYLSIENDFPTQEKLVMQAYFYIKQFISGEAQYFGLDTSSVKMEKVPLVIAPVREVALTRVK comes from the coding sequence ATGAGTTCTAAACACTCGCACACCGCCATCTCCGGGGCAGGGTTGCTTATCGCGCTGGGCATTATCTACGGCGATATCGGGACGTCGCCGCTCTACGTGATGTCGTCCATCCTCAAAAGTGGCCGCGTACCCGACCTCATCGACCCGCTGCTGGTGCTCGGGGGCATCTCGTGCGTTATCTGGACGCTCACGCTCCAGACCACTGTCAAGTACGTGCTGCTGACCCTCAATGCCGATAACAACGGCGAGGGCGGCATTTTTTCGCTCTACGCCCTGGTGCGGCGGCGTGGGGCCTGGCTCTCGGCGGTGGCTATTATTGGCGGCTCGGCCCTGCTGGCCGATGGGGTTATTACGCCGCCCATCTCGGTGGCGTCGGCGGTGGAGGGCCTGCGGGCGATTTACCCAACCATCCCGACAGTGCCTATCGTGGTGGGGATTATTGCGGGGCTTTTTTTACTGCAAAGCCTGGGCACTCAGATAGTTGGCAAAGCATTCGGGCCGATTATGTTTTTGTGGTTCACGATGCTGGGCGTACTCGGCACCGTCTGGATTGCGCATAACCCGACTATTCTGCGGGCCATTAACCCCTACTATGCCTACCAGCTGCTGGTGCATTATCCCAGTGGCTTCTGGCTGCTGGGCTCGGTATTTCTGTGCACTACCGGGGCTGAGGCGCTGTACTCCGACCTGGGCCACTGCGGCAAAGGCAACATCCGCATCAGCTGGACTTTTGTGAAGATTACCCTCTTGCTCAACTACCTGGGCCAGGGCGCGTGGCTGCTTGCTCACCAGGGCCAGCAGCTTAACGGCCAGAACCCGTTTTATGCCCTTATGCCGTCGTGGTTTCTGCTCTTCGGTATCGGGCTGGCCACGGTGGCGGCCGTTATCGCTTCGCAGGCACTTATTACCGGCTCGTTTACGCTGGTAGCCGAGGCTATCCGCCTCAACATGTGGCCTAAGGTGCGCCTCAACTACCCTACCGACGTCAAGGGCCAGCTTTTCGTGCCCAGCATGAACCGGCTGCTGCTCATTGGCTGCATCGGCGTGGTGCTGTTTTTCCGCGAAAGCTCGAATATGGAAGCGGCCTATGGCCTGGCTATTACCCTTACCATGCTCATGACCACCGTGCTGCTAACGGTGTGGCTACGCAAAATCAAGCGGGTAGCCTTCCCGCTGGTGGCGCTTTTCGTGGGGGTCTACGGCATCATTGAAGGCTCGTTTATGGTAGCTAACCTCCTCAAGTTCCCGCACGGCGGCTGGGTGTCGCTGGCTATCGGCTCGGCCCTGATGGCGGTGATGTACGTCTGGCTGAAAGCTTTTTACATCAAGCGCCGCCTCACCGACTTCGTGAAGATGGAGCCCTACATCGAGCCGCTCAAGCAGCTCAGCAACGACGAGTCCATCTCGAAGTACGCCACCCACCTCGTGTTTCTGACCTCGGCCGAGCGGGCCAGCGAGATTGAGCAGAAAATCATTTATTCTATCTTCCAGAAACGCCCCAAGCGTGCTGATATCTATTGGTTTATCCATGTCGATACCACCGATGAGCCCTATACCATGGAGTATAAGGTAACCGAGCTGGCCCCCGACGACGTGTTTCGCATCAACTTCCGGCTGGGCTTCCGGGTGCAGCAGCGCATCAACCTGTTCTTCCGCAAGGTGGTCGAAGACCTGGTGCGCAACAAGGAAGTGGATATTACCTCGCGCTACGCCTCGCTCAGCAAGCAGCACGTCACGGGCGACTTCCGCTTCGTGGTGCTGGAGAAATACCTGTCTATCGAAAACGACTTTCCGACCCAGGAGAAGCTCGTGATGCAGGCCTACTTCTACATCAAGCAGTTTATTTCGGGCGAGGCCCAGTACTTCGGCCTCGATACCTCGTCGGTGAAGATGGAAAAGGTGCCGCTGGTAATCGCCCCAGTGCGGGAAGTGGCGCTAACGCGAGTGAAGTAG
- a CDS encoding GRP family sugar transporter: MFLIQQTGVAIGVCLLAMLCWGSWSNGQKLVADAKVPITLFYRDYVLGILLLTAVLVSTLGSFGSQGRPFVADVRQAAGSGLGLVLAAGLVFNLGNQLLVAAIQAAGLAIAMPVGSGIALALGLVVNYVAEPQGNVWLLAAGGALVLVSIACSAVAYAKKAGDKDQGGKSGNSQQGLLIAGAAGVANGFFFRMVTSPLAKDFAHPKAGALTPYTALALFGLGLALSNPVVEQVLRHFADTPEAAQVRYSEVAARQHGIGIGSGVLWGAGMAALLLASTKAGNAVSFGLSQGATIVAVLWGLFAWHEFKDAPAPAYRWLWAMAIAYVLGVGLIVAARLG, translated from the coding sequence ATGTTTCTCATTCAACAAACCGGCGTAGCCATTGGCGTGTGCCTGCTGGCTATGCTGTGCTGGGGCTCGTGGTCGAACGGGCAAAAGCTGGTGGCGGATGCTAAAGTACCCATCACGCTTTTTTACCGCGACTACGTATTGGGCATTCTGCTGCTTACCGCGGTGCTGGTGAGTACGCTGGGCAGCTTTGGCAGCCAGGGCCGGCCGTTCGTGGCTGATGTGCGGCAGGCGGCAGGGAGCGGGCTGGGCCTGGTGCTGGCGGCGGGCCTGGTGTTCAACCTGGGCAATCAGTTGCTGGTGGCCGCGATTCAGGCCGCCGGGCTGGCCATTGCGATGCCCGTGGGCAGCGGTATTGCGCTGGCCCTGGGGCTGGTAGTAAATTACGTAGCCGAGCCCCAGGGCAACGTGTGGCTGCTGGCGGCGGGCGGCGCATTAGTGTTGGTTTCTATTGCCTGCAGCGCCGTTGCCTATGCCAAAAAGGCCGGCGATAAAGACCAGGGCGGCAAGTCCGGCAACAGCCAGCAAGGCTTGCTGATTGCGGGCGCGGCGGGGGTCGCCAACGGTTTCTTTTTCCGCATGGTTACCTCGCCGCTGGCTAAGGATTTTGCCCACCCCAAGGCCGGAGCGCTGACGCCCTACACGGCGCTGGCGCTATTTGGGCTGGGCCTGGCCCTCAGCAACCCGGTGGTAGAGCAGGTGTTGCGCCATTTTGCTGATACCCCGGAAGCGGCCCAGGTGCGCTACAGTGAGGTGGCGGCCCGTCAGCACGGCATCGGCATTGGTAGCGGGGTGCTGTGGGGCGCGGGGATGGCCGCCCTGCTGCTGGCTTCTACCAAAGCGGGCAACGCCGTCTCGTTTGGCCTTAGCCAGGGCGCTACCATTGTGGCCGTGCTGTGGGGGCTGTTTGCGTGGCACGAATTCAAAGATGCTCCCGCCCCGGCCTATCGCTGGCTTTGGGCAATGGCCATAGCCTACGTGTTGGGGGTTGGCCTCATTGTAGCGGCCCGCCTGGGGTAG
- a CDS encoding M1 family aminopeptidase: MQKIIYLTLLVSCLGLLAAGRAGAQAPGAAPDAAQACRQARLRQGQGLAAVAGVSVRHRQKMDRYDVKWYKLDLTLDNTSRNIAGSALLRVLVGAQPLDSLAFELYQAPAGSPPGTATLVIDSVLAGGQRSPGVLRQGQAATAALARPAPAGSLLDARIYYHGTAPNGNTSAIGNAFNTATINGGSYNVTWSLSEPFSAHEWFPCKQVLTDKADSSAVSVTTTLPNKVGSNGVLRRTVLLPGGRVRYEWSTRHPIDYYLISVAVAPYVEYVTSASLPGGRSMPVVSYLYDQPTVAANKTALDVLPHTIEYFSSLVGTYYFADEKYGLSFAPIGGGMEHQTMTTQSEMGDDFTLTAHELFHQWFGDNVTCASWEDIWLNEGFASYAEYLYEQQYYDPRGWMNQAHSYAYRSLLGSVRVPDTTNVSRIFDHDLTYKKGASVIHMLRYLCHDDTRFFRVLRTYQQQFSGRTARTADLQQLFEAELGQPLDYFFNQWYRGNGYPIFTVRWNQVGRSLFLQVNEGATAGASPGFFRTEVDYQLTFQDGSTRLVRFNQTQAGQGFVAPVDNIVTDVAVDPNGWLLMYPGTVQHDNSLVLAARATGVPELTLFPNPCHDALTISGLASPATVEICDATGRAVLRQPVQAAQAEVATQALAPGLYLLRLLSPTGERVGQGKFVKQ; encoded by the coding sequence ATGCAAAAAATAATATATTTAACCCTGCTGGTAAGTTGCCTGGGGCTGCTGGCCGCCGGGCGGGCGGGTGCCCAGGCCCCTGGCGCCGCACCCGACGCCGCCCAGGCTTGCCGGCAGGCGCGCCTGCGCCAGGGGCAGGGCCTGGCTGCCGTGGCGGGCGTATCGGTGCGCCACCGCCAAAAAATGGACCGCTACGATGTGAAGTGGTACAAGCTCGACCTGACGCTCGACAACACTTCGCGCAATATTGCCGGCTCGGCGCTGCTGCGGGTGCTGGTAGGCGCGCAGCCCCTCGATTCGCTGGCCTTTGAGCTGTACCAGGCCCCGGCGGGCTCACCGCCCGGCACGGCAACGCTGGTTATCGACTCGGTGCTGGCCGGCGGCCAGCGCTCGCCGGGCGTGCTGCGCCAGGGGCAGGCGGCCACCGCCGCGCTGGCCCGGCCCGCCCCGGCCGGCAGCCTGCTCGATGCCCGCATCTATTACCACGGCACGGCACCCAACGGCAACACCAGCGCCATCGGCAATGCTTTCAATACGGCGACCATCAACGGAGGCAGCTACAACGTTACCTGGAGCTTGTCGGAGCCGTTTTCGGCTCACGAGTGGTTTCCCTGCAAGCAGGTGCTTACGGATAAAGCCGACTCGTCGGCCGTGTCGGTCACGACTACGCTGCCCAACAAGGTGGGCTCCAATGGCGTGCTGCGCCGCACGGTGCTGCTGCCCGGCGGCCGTGTGCGCTACGAGTGGAGTACCCGCCATCCCATCGACTATTACCTGATTTCGGTGGCCGTGGCTCCCTACGTGGAGTACGTCACCTCTGCCAGCCTGCCGGGAGGGCGCAGCATGCCGGTGGTGAGCTACCTCTACGACCAGCCCACAGTGGCTGCCAATAAAACGGCGCTCGATGTGCTGCCGCACACCATTGAATACTTCTCGTCGCTGGTGGGTACCTACTACTTTGCCGATGAGAAGTACGGGCTCTCGTTTGCCCCCATCGGGGGTGGCATGGAGCACCAGACCATGACCACGCAGAGCGAGATGGGGGACGATTTTACCCTGACGGCCCACGAGCTTTTCCACCAGTGGTTTGGCGACAACGTCACCTGCGCTTCCTGGGAAGACATCTGGCTCAACGAGGGCTTTGCCTCCTACGCCGAGTACCTGTACGAGCAGCAATACTACGACCCGCGCGGCTGGATGAACCAGGCGCACAGCTACGCCTATCGTAGCCTGCTCGGCAGCGTGCGCGTGCCCGACACTACCAATGTAAGTCGCATTTTCGACCACGACCTTACGTATAAGAAAGGGGCTTCCGTGATACACATGCTGCGCTACCTCTGCCACGACGATACCCGCTTCTTTCGGGTGCTGCGCACGTATCAGCAGCAGTTTAGCGGCCGCACGGCCCGCACCGCCGACCTGCAGCAGCTGTTTGAGGCCGAGCTAGGGCAGCCGCTCGACTACTTCTTCAACCAGTGGTACCGGGGCAATGGCTACCCCATTTTTACTGTGCGCTGGAATCAGGTCGGCCGGTCGCTTTTTCTGCAAGTGAATGAGGGCGCTACGGCCGGGGCCTCGCCCGGCTTTTTTCGTACGGAGGTAGACTATCAGCTTACCTTTCAGGACGGCAGCACCCGCCTCGTGCGCTTCAACCAGACGCAGGCCGGCCAGGGATTCGTGGCGCCCGTCGATAACATCGTGACCGATGTAGCGGTAGACCCCAACGGCTGGCTGCTGATGTACCCCGGCACCGTGCAGCACGACAATAGCCTGGTACTGGCTGCCCGCGCGACCGGCGTGCCCGAGCTTACCCTGTTTCCTAACCCGTGCCACGACGCCCTGACTATCAGCGGCCTGGCCTCGCCAGCCACGGTCGAAATCTGTGATGCGACGGGGCGCGCCGTTCTACGCCAGCCCGTGCAAGCTGCCCAGGCCGAAGTAGCTACCCAAGCCCTGGCCCCCGGCCTCTACCTGCTGCGCCTGCTCAGCCCCACGGGCGAACGGGTAGGGCAGGGGAAATTTGTCAAACAATAG
- a CDS encoding YybH family protein gives MLTLLALSCALAAPPTPRQAIAQVLTAQTAAWNRGDIPGFMAGYWHSDSLVFIGKKGLTYGWQPTLTNYRRSYPDARQMGQLDFSQLRITPLGPEVAQVIGHWHLARPGVAAGDAQGQFLLIFRKLNGQWVIVADHTS, from the coding sequence ATGCTTACCCTCCTAGCCCTTAGCTGCGCCCTGGCCGCGCCGCCCACGCCGCGCCAGGCTATCGCCCAGGTGCTCACCGCCCAGACGGCCGCCTGGAACCGGGGCGACATCCCCGGCTTTATGGCCGGCTACTGGCATTCCGATTCGCTCGTCTTTATCGGCAAAAAAGGCCTTACCTACGGCTGGCAGCCTACCTTGACCAACTACCGCCGCAGCTACCCCGACGCCCGGCAGATGGGGCAGCTCGACTTCAGCCAGCTGCGCATTACGCCGCTCGGCCCGGAAGTGGCGCAGGTAATCGGGCACTGGCACCTGGCCCGGCCCGGCGTAGCGGCCGGCGATGCGCAGGGCCAGTTTCTGCTGATTTTCCGGAAGCTAAACGGCCAGTGGGTCATTGTGGCCGACCATACCAGCTAA
- a CDS encoding FKBP-type peptidyl-prolyl cis-trans isomerase has translation MTLDTNQQQVSYIIGRDLARNFAQQGLELDIDTLAAALKEGLQGLPSRLTQEQMQTAMQQLQEQLGGGEEDADDNTQNPNSMSNKAEGEAFLAENKTKPGIVTLPSGLQYEVLTEGTGKKPTLRSSVTTHYHGTLINGNVFDSSYQRGQPATFPVNGVIAGWTEALQLMPEGSKYRLYIPSDLAYGKRGAGRDIGPDSALIFDVELLKVNN, from the coding sequence GTGACCCTCGACACCAATCAGCAGCAGGTCAGCTACATCATTGGCCGCGACCTGGCCCGAAACTTTGCCCAGCAGGGCCTGGAGCTGGACATCGACACCCTGGCCGCCGCCCTCAAGGAAGGCCTGCAGGGCCTGCCCAGCCGCCTAACCCAGGAGCAGATGCAAACCGCTATGCAGCAGCTGCAAGAGCAGCTGGGCGGGGGCGAAGAAGACGCGGACGACAACACCCAAAACCCTAACTCCATGAGCAACAAAGCCGAAGGCGAAGCCTTCCTTGCCGAAAACAAGACCAAGCCGGGCATCGTAACGCTACCCAGCGGCCTGCAGTACGAAGTATTGACCGAGGGCACCGGCAAAAAGCCCACCCTGCGCTCGTCGGTAACGACGCACTACCACGGCACGCTCATCAACGGCAACGTGTTCGACAGCAGCTACCAGCGGGGCCAGCCGGCTACGTTTCCGGTAAATGGCGTCATCGCCGGCTGGACCGAGGCCCTGCAGCTGATGCCCGAAGGCTCGAAGTACCGGCTCTACATTCCCTCCGACCTGGCTTACGGCAAGCGGGGCGCGGGGCGCGACATCGGCCCCGACTCGGCCCTGATTTTCGACGTTGAGCTGCTGAAAGTAAACAACTGA
- a CDS encoding C40 family peptidase, translating to MRSIWLIFGFLLVMLLGLRFYRHPPAGRPAAPGPAPASAALLVAEHAAVRPGGQPGNLPVAASQRDSLVRFALRQLGTPYVYAGTSPATGFDCSGFVRYVFGRFGVDMPHSTALLLDVGRPVPRAQAQPGDIVVFTGTAAGSTTPGHAGIIISAPGETPLRFVHASSARRESGVKISQVEGSGYEQRFMQVRRVLDNSTASAAVGNRINSSRTAPANIAARPATAVVPLSPLPARAVAVPATPLPKVMLRPVQHRIAAGHSRAHRVNATGKKAPGRHSAVKAKPAKKPARRRTTLRHFVKK from the coding sequence ATGCGTAGTATCTGGTTGATTTTTGGCTTCTTACTGGTAATGCTGCTGGGGCTGCGCTTCTACCGGCACCCGCCGGCCGGCCGCCCGGCTGCACCTGGCCCGGCTCCTGCTTCGGCGGCCTTGCTGGTAGCCGAGCACGCCGCAGTCCGGCCGGGCGGCCAGCCGGGAAACTTGCCGGTCGCGGCCAGCCAGCGCGATAGCCTGGTGCGCTTTGCGCTCCGGCAGCTGGGTACGCCTTACGTGTATGCGGGTACCAGCCCAGCTACGGGTTTCGACTGCTCAGGCTTCGTGCGCTACGTGTTTGGCCGGTTTGGGGTGGATATGCCGCACTCCACGGCCCTGCTCCTCGACGTGGGCCGGCCGGTACCCCGCGCCCAGGCGCAACCCGGCGATATCGTCGTTTTCACAGGTACGGCGGCCGGCAGCACCACGCCTGGCCACGCGGGCATCATTATTTCGGCACCGGGCGAAACCCCGCTGCGATTTGTGCACGCCTCGTCGGCCCGGCGCGAATCGGGCGTCAAAATAAGCCAGGTAGAAGGCAGCGGCTACGAGCAGCGGTTTATGCAGGTGCGCCGGGTGCTCGACAACAGTACGGCTAGCGCAGCAGTAGGCAATCGGATTAATAGCTCCCGCACCGCGCCGGCAAACATTGCGGCCCGGCCCGCCACGGCTGTAGTCCCGCTCTCCCCGCTGCCGGCCCGGGCGGTGGCCGTACCAGCTACTCCGCTGCCTAAGGTGATGCTGCGGCCCGTGCAGCATCGGATTGCCGCTGGTCATTCGCGCGCACATCGGGTCAACGCAACCGGCAAAAAGGCGCCGGGCCGGCATTCAGCGGTCAAAGCAAAGCCAGCTAAAAAACCTGCCAGGCGGCGTACTACGCTCCGCCATTTTGTGAAAAAGTAA
- the mtgA gene encoding monofunctional biosynthetic peptidoglycan transglycosylase, protein MAHAIESILPPWRTVVRVGLQALTAIFLLTVAWVLLYRWMAPPATWLMLDRRAHAPVGLGYYGIQPDPRHVRYDFTSLDEVAPSVPLAVVASEDQRFLIHHGFDVDGMWKAAQYNWHRASGQPVRGGSTISQQVAKNVFLWQGRSYVRKAAEAYFTVLIELLWSKRRIMEMYLSVAEMGDCTFGVEAASQRYFHKSARDLNAPEAALLAGVLPNPLRFRAGQPGPQARAKQLHVLHNMRALGGTAYVATLLNR, encoded by the coding sequence GTGGCGCACGCTATCGAATCTATTCTGCCACCCTGGCGCACGGTAGTGCGCGTGGGGCTGCAAGCCCTGACCGCAATCTTTCTGCTGACGGTGGCCTGGGTGCTGCTTTACCGCTGGATGGCCCCGCCGGCCACCTGGCTTATGCTCGACCGCCGTGCCCACGCGCCGGTCGGGCTGGGCTATTACGGCATTCAGCCCGACCCGCGCCACGTGCGCTACGACTTCACCTCGCTCGATGAAGTGGCTCCCAGCGTGCCGCTGGCCGTGGTGGCCTCCGAAGACCAGCGCTTTCTCATTCACCACGGCTTCGACGTCGATGGCATGTGGAAGGCGGCGCAGTACAACTGGCACCGCGCCAGCGGCCAGCCCGTGCGGGGCGGCTCCACCATCTCGCAGCAGGTGGCCAAAAATGTGTTTCTGTGGCAGGGCCGCTCCTACGTGCGCAAGGCGGCCGAGGCCTACTTTACGGTGCTTATCGAGCTGCTCTGGAGCAAGCGCCGCATCATGGAAATGTATTTGAGCGTGGCCGAGATGGGCGACTGCACCTTCGGCGTGGAAGCCGCCAGCCAGCGCTACTTTCACAAGTCGGCCCGCGACCTCAACGCGCCCGAGGCGGCCCTGCTGGCCGGCGTGCTGCCCAATCCGCTGCGCTTCCGGGCCGGCCAGCCGGGCCCGCAGGCGCGGGCCAAGCAGCTGCACGTGCTGCACAACATGCGCGCGCTGGGCGGCACCGCCTACGTAGCTACCTTGCTGAACCGCTAG